A genome region from Panicum virgatum strain AP13 chromosome 4K, P.virgatum_v5, whole genome shotgun sequence includes the following:
- the LOC120702245 gene encoding putative anthocyanidin reductase — protein sequence MAEEGKRGSGVRVCVTGGAGFIGSWLVKKLLERGYTVHATLRDTGDEEKAGLLRRLVPGAAERLRLFEADLFDAATFAPAIAGCRFVFLVATPYGLEAASSKYKSTAEAAVAAVRVILRQCEESQAVKRVIHTASISSASPLKEAGAGYKDFISESCWTPLDVDYPLRSAHFDVSNRFLRSGDPSDDRLMIILSPISATPKWPNPKFDGFLLSR from the exons ATGGCGGAAGAGGGGAAGCGCGGCAGCGGAGTGCGGGTGTGCGTCACCGGAGGCGCCGGGTTCATCGGCTCGTGGCTCGTCAAGAAGCTCCTCGAGAGGGGCTACACCGTCCACGCCACCCTGCGGGACaccg GGGACGAGGAGAAGGCcgggctgctgcggcggctggtccccggcgcggcggagcggctgcGGTTGTTCGAGGCCGACCTCTTCGACGCCGCCACCTTCGCGCCGGCGATCGCTGGGTGCCGGTTCGTCTTCCTCGTCGCCACGCCGTACGGGCTCGAAGCCGCCAGCTCCAAG TATAAGAGCACGGCGGaagccgccgtggccgcggtgCGCGTGATCCTCCGGCAGTGCGAGGAGTCCCAGGCGGTGAAGCGCGTGATCCACACCGCCTCCATATCGTCCGCCTCGCCGCtgaaggaggccggcgccggctaCAAAGATTTCATCAGCGAGTCTTGCTGGACACCGCTCGATGTTGACTACCCTCTGCGCAGCGCGCACTTCGATGTAAGCAACAGGTTCCTCCGATCCGGCGATCCGTCCGATGATCGCCTAATGATAATCCTCTCGCCGATTTCTGCGACCCCCAAATGGCCCAATCCAAAGTTCGATGGATTTCTTTTAAGCAGATGA